A single region of the Octopus bimaculoides isolate UCB-OBI-ISO-001 chromosome 6, ASM119413v2, whole genome shotgun sequence genome encodes:
- the LOC106871474 gene encoding uncharacterized protein LOC106871474, which produces MKGKNAEQITSMILQQLEMDDINIQDCRGQTFDNASVKAGHRSSVQARITEVNPKIVFVPCTNHSLNLAAVYAASVGADSVTFFGTLDRFFSFFSASTHRWDISIEITGATIKRAGETRWSSRADAVKVVHTKFTEIFAALERLMEDAENAATRSDAGLNFQALQSFSFL; this is translated from the coding sequence atgaaaggcaaaaatgctGAGCAAATTACATCAATGATTCTGCAACAATTAGAAATGGATGACATTAACATTCAAGACTGTCGTGGACAAACATTTGATAACGCGTCGGTAAAGGCAGGTCATCGATCCAGTGTTCAAGCGCGCATCACAGAAGTTAATCCAAAGATTGTATTTGTGCCATGCACCAATCACTCTCTGAATTTAGCAGCTGTGTATGCAGCTTCAGTGGGTGCAGATTCAGTAACATTTTTTGGCACATTGGAccgtttcttttcattcttctcagCCTCAACTCATCGATGGGATATCTCGATTGAGATAACTGGTGCAACTATCAAACGGGCTGGGGAAACGAGATGGAGTAGTCGAGCAGATGCAGTAAAAGTTGTACATACAAAATTCACAGAAATCTTCGCTGCGCTAGAACGGTTGATGGAAGATGCAGAAAACGCAGCTACGAGATCTGATGCAGGTTTAAATTTTCAGGCGTTGcagtcattttctttcttgtaa